The Chlorocebus sabaeus isolate Y175 chromosome 16, mChlSab1.0.hap1, whole genome shotgun sequence genome window below encodes:
- the ZNF830 gene encoding zinc finger protein 830: MASSASARTPAGKRVVNQEELRRLMKEKQRLSTNRKRIESPFAKYNRLGQLSCALCNTPVKSELLWQTHVLGKQHREKVAELKGAKEASQGSSASSAPQTVKRKAPDADGQDAKRAKATLVPQVQPSTSALPTNFDKTGKEFIRTTSSKPSGLSLLPDYEDEEKEEEEEEGDGERKRGDASKPLSDAQGKEHSVSSSREVTSSVLPDDFFSTNPPKAPIIPHSGSIEKAEIHEKVVERRENTAEALPEGFFDDPEVDARVRKVDAPKDQMDKEWDEFQKAMRQVNTISEAIVAEEDEEGRLDRQIGEIDEQIECYRRVEKLRNRQDEIKNKLKEILTIKELQKKEEENADSDDEGELQDLLSQDWRVKGALL; encoded by the coding sequence ATGGCGTCCTCCGCCTCCGCTAGGACTCCGGCCGGGAAGCGAGTGGTAAATCAGGAAGAATTGCGGCGGTTAATGAAGGAGAAGCAGCGTCTGAGCACCAATCGGAAACGGATAGAATCTCCATTCGCGAAGTACAACCGTTTGGGGCAGCTGAGTTGTGCCCTGTGTAACACCCCGGTTAAGAGCGAGCTCCTGTGGCAGACTCACGTCCTGGGAAAGCAGCACCGAGAGAAAGTGGCCGAGCTGAAAGGCGCGAAGGAAGCCAGCCAGGGTTCGTCCGCCAGCTCAGCGCCTCAGACCGTCAAGAGGAAAGCGCCGGACGCAGACGGCCAAGACGCCAAGAGAGCGAAGGCCACCTTGGTGCCTCAGGTACAGCCCTCCACATCTGCGTTGCCCACCAACTTTGACAAAACAGGAAAGGAGTTCATTAGAACGACTTCCAGTAAGCCTTCAGGACTCAGTTTACTCCCCGATTATGAagatgaggagaaggaggaagaggaggaggaaggagatggagaaagaaaaaggggggACGCCAGCAAGCCGCTGTCCGACGCACAGGGCAAGGAGCACTCAGTTTCTTCTTCGCGGGAGGTAACAAGTAGTGTGCTGCCAGACGATTTCTTTAGTACTAATCCTCCCAAGGCCCCCATAATTCCTCATTCAGGGTCAATTGAGAAagcagaaatacatgaaaaagtggtggaaaggagagaaaacaccGCGGAAGCGTTACCGGAAGGTTTTTTTGACGACCCTGAGGTAGATGCAAGGGTGCGAAAGGTTGATGCCCCAAAAGATCAGATGGACAAAGAGTGGGACGAATTCCAAAAAGCCATGAGGCAGGTCAACACTATTTCCGAAGCCATAGTTGCCGAAGAGGATGAGGAGGGACGGTTGGACCGCCAGATTGGGGAGATTGATGAGCAGATAGAGTGTTACCGACGGGTGGAAAAGCTACGGAATCGCcaggatgaaataaaaaataaacttaaagaaaTCCTGACCATAAAAGAActgcagaaaaaggaagaagagaatgcTGACAGCGATGATGAGGGGGAACTACAGGATTTGTTGTCTCAGGATTGGAGAGTGAAAGGGGCATTGTTATAA
- the LOC140708718 gene encoding uncharacterized protein, producing the protein MLSEQAVKQNCYYVKKQALLTVVQHGVKESWWTWNKGWECKSDGLAAAAFLEGLPAPLSENGGDSGAGGVGRDPRRGRKDRSSTGSGTQAGSDQGSQSPTRARPLQRRRTHAGRGYEKAPWVPQGARPGAGFPASRGTVGVPGSREPPPGLPGGPPRHGGCAPGLRRRAGEEPGGWLLGRAELPAPARCLPHAGPRRAAPHLPLQLRRSPQASGLAHYRPPADHDGWSACLFKSGSLSWRQHAGARTEAAAALPVPAPVCHVDHSHSLPAL; encoded by the exons ATGTTGTCCGAACAAGCTGTGAAGCAAAATTGCTATTATGTTAAAAAGCAGGCTTTGCTTACTGTAGTGCAACATGGTGTGAAGGAAAGCTGGTGGACGTGGAATAAGGGATGGGAGTGCAAGTCTGACG GCCTGGCCGCCGCCGCTTTTCTCGAAGGGCTTCCCGCGCCGCTGTCGGAGAATGGCGGGGACAGTGGGGCGGGCGGAGTAGGCCGCGACCCCCGGCGAGGCAGAAAAGATCGCTCCTCCACCGGGTCCGGGACGCAGGCGGGAAGTGATCAAGGCTCCCAGAGCCCCACCCGAGCGCGCCCGCTTCAGCGCAGGAGGACGCACGCCGGGCGGGGATACGAGAAGGCCCCGTGGGTTCCCCAGGGCGCACGGCCCGGCGCCGGCTTCCCAGCCTCACGCGGCACCGTGGGGGTCCCGGGGAGCCGCGAGCCTCCCCCTGGGCTCCCGGGAGGGCCGCCACGTCACGGAGGGTGTGCCCCGGGGCTCCGCAGGCGGGCGGGGGAGGAGCCGGGGGGCTGGCTCCTCGGCCGCGCCGAGCTCCCCGCCCCGGCCCGCTGCCTTCCCCACGCCGGGCCCCGCCGCGCCGCTCCTCACCTGCCTCTCCAGCTCCGGCGCTCACCGCAGGCCTCGGGACTAGCTCACTACAGGCCGCCGGCAGACCACGACGGTTGGAGCGCCTGTCTCTTTAAATCCGGGTCCTTGAGCTGGAGGCAGCACGCAGGCGCAAGAACCGAGGCCGCGGCCGCGCTACCTGTCCCCGCCCCCGTCTGCCACGTGGATCATAGTCACAGTCTGCCTGCCCTGTGA